The following DNA comes from Streptomyces globosus.
CTCTACCAGCTGGTGGACGACGGCCGGCAGCGCCGCGTGCTGTACCCGCTGAAGGGCGTCGGCACCCTCCAGGTCGCCGACGGGGAGTGGCTGCGGGCGAAGTACGGGGTGGACGGCCCCGGGTACGCGGATCTGGCCCTGCTGCGCGGCGACCCGAGCGACGGGCTGCCCGGGGTGCCGGGGATCGGCGAGAAGACGGCGGCGAAGCTGCTGGAGGCGTACGGGGACCTGGCGGGGATCGTCGCGGCGGCGGCCGACCCCGGGTCGAAGCTGACGCCGACGCAGCGCCGGCGGCTGCAGGAGGCCGGCCCGTACCTGGCGGTGGCGCCCAAGGTGGTGCGGGTCGCCACGGACGTGCCGCTGCCCGACTTCGACCCGGCGCTGCCGTCGGAGCCGGCGGAGCCGGAGCTCCTGGACGCGCTGGCGCGGAGGTGGGGCCTGGGCGGGGCGGTGGCGCGCCTGCGTGCGTCCCTGCTTGCCTGAGATGCTAACTTAGGCAATCCTAAGTTTCAGGTGAGTCAGGGGAGACGCCGTGGCAGAAGGACGCGCCCGCGAGGTAGGCACTGCAGTCGTCGTGCGTACCGAGCGGCTCACGCCGCACATGGTGCGGGTGGTTCTGGGTGGCGCCGGACTGGCCCGATTCAGCGCGGGCGAGTTCACGGACCACTACATCAAGCTGCTGTTCGCGCCGGAGGGGGTCACCTACCCGGCGCCGTGGGACCTGCAGCGGATCCGTGCGCAGTTCCCGCCGTCCGCGTGGCCGCGGCAGCGCGCGTACACGGTCCGCAGCTGGGATCCGGCGCA
Coding sequences within:
- a CDS encoding 5'-3' exonuclease, producing MLLDTASLYFRAYFGVPESVKAPDGTPVNAVRGLLDFIGRLVQDHRPDDLVACMDADWRPHWRVELIPSYKAHRVAEETAAGPDVEETPDTLAPQVPIIEAALDAFGIARVGVPGYEADDVIGTLTARATGPVDIVTGDRDLYQLVDDGRQRRVLYPLKGVGTLQVADGEWLRAKYGVDGPGYADLALLRGDPSDGLPGVPGIGEKTAAKLLEAYGDLAGIVAAAADPGSKLTPTQRRRLQEAGPYLAVAPKVVRVATDVPLPDFDPALPSEPAEPELLDALARRWGLGGAVARLRASLLA